A genomic segment from Flavobacterium sp. 9R encodes:
- a CDS encoding sugar porter family MFS transporter: MNNVRNWSLTVAVAGFLFGFDTVVISGANLPIKELWHTTPLFHGVFIMSMALWGTVLGALLGGYPCDKWGRKKTLLWIGILFLVSALGSALAPNPYVFSFFRFIGGIGVGASSVAAPIYISEISSPENRGKLGTLFQFNIVFGILIAFFSNYFFEGFGGENDWRWMIGIVALPALIYSVIVIRIPESPRWLILNKKDDQAGLAVLEMIYAPAQAKESFNEIKKDVTTTATSDSFFSKKYKFPILLAFLLAFFNQLSGINFILYYAPEILEMAGLGAKESLFNSILIGVTNLVFTLIGMRLIDVLGRKQLMLIGSLGYIISLTMVAFAFYSQLGSVVLLLSIMLFIASHAIGQGAVIWVFISEIFPNTVRANGQAFGTGIHWIFAALITLVGPIVIDIYKENPWPIFAFFAFMMLLQLVFVLFMMPETKGLSLEEIESKMKAYD, from the coding sequence ATGAATAATGTTAGAAACTGGTCACTTACTGTTGCAGTAGCTGGATTTTTATTTGGTTTTGATACAGTAGTTATCTCTGGAGCCAATTTACCTATAAAAGAACTATGGCACACCACTCCTTTGTTTCACGGTGTTTTCATTATGTCAATGGCCCTTTGGGGAACGGTATTAGGTGCCCTTTTGGGTGGCTATCCTTGTGATAAATGGGGCAGAAAAAAAACACTGCTTTGGATAGGTATCTTATTTTTGGTTTCGGCACTAGGCTCGGCATTGGCTCCCAATCCTTATGTTTTTTCTTTCTTTAGATTCATTGGCGGAATTGGGGTTGGCGCCTCTTCGGTAGCCGCTCCAATCTATATATCGGAAATCTCAAGTCCAGAAAATCGAGGAAAATTGGGAACATTATTTCAGTTTAACATCGTATTCGGAATACTGATTGCCTTTTTTTCAAACTATTTTTTCGAAGGTTTTGGCGGTGAAAACGATTGGCGCTGGATGATTGGCATTGTCGCCTTACCAGCATTGATTTACAGTGTCATTGTCATTAGAATTCCTGAAAGCCCTAGATGGCTTATTCTGAATAAAAAAGATGACCAAGCGGGTCTAGCAGTTTTAGAAATGATTTATGCTCCAGCTCAGGCCAAAGAAAGTTTTAATGAAATCAAAAAAGACGTAACAACGACTGCAACTTCAGATTCCTTCTTTTCTAAAAAGTATAAATTTCCTATTCTTCTGGCTTTTCTGTTGGCTTTTTTCAATCAATTATCAGGCATCAATTTCATATTGTATTATGCCCCAGAAATTCTCGAAATGGCAGGATTAGGAGCCAAAGAATCGTTGTTTAATTCCATTTTGATTGGCGTAACCAATTTGGTTTTCACCCTAATCGGAATGCGTTTAATAGATGTTTTAGGTCGAAAACAACTTATGTTAATTGGCTCGTTGGGATACATTATAAGCTTAACTATGGTTGCTTTTGCTTTCTATTCACAACTAGGCTCAGTAGTTTTATTGCTTTCGATTATGTTATTTATTGCATCTCACGCCATTGGACAAGGAGCCGTAATCTGGGTTTTCATTTCCGAAATCTTCCCCAATACCGTTCGGGCAAATGGGCAAGCTTTTGGCACAGGAATTCACTGGATTTTTGCGGCTTTAATCACTTTAGTTGGCCCTATTGTTATCGATATTTACAAAGAAAATCCTTGGCCAATTTTTGCTTTTTTCGCCTTTATGATGCTCTTGCAACTTGTTTTTGTACTCTTTATGATGCCAGAAACCAAAGGATTATCGCTTGAAGAAATTGAATCTAAAATGAAAGCTTATGATTAA
- a CDS encoding LacI family DNA-binding transcriptional regulator: MNNATLKQIAAQLGISTTTVSKALKNYTDISEKTKKAVIDLAQELNYTPNSFAVNLRTSESKTIGVIIPTVDFHFFSKVFKGVLEEAEKRDYLVIVLRSNEKLELEKKQIDLLLSKRVDGIIISLSNETGDFDHIKKVLAHNTSLVLFDKIAKLVNCSKVSINDRKAAYEAVDYLIKKGRKKIAHFRGSYMPQNAIDRFLGYKKALEDNGIPYDSSLVYVCDNFSDFEDGYAAAKIACAEHPDLDAIFTVTDLVAVGALKALQDLAISVPEQIAVFGFCNSFVSEITTPKLSTVDQPGFEIGRKAAEILFEEIQLKKERQPITFQTIELQTSLLERGSA; this comes from the coding sequence ATGAATAATGCAACACTAAAACAAATAGCGGCACAGCTAGGCATTTCCACTACTACGGTATCAAAAGCCCTAAAAAATTATACCGACATTAGTGAAAAAACCAAGAAAGCTGTAATTGATTTGGCCCAAGAGCTAAATTATACCCCAAATAGTTTTGCTGTCAACTTAAGAACTAGTGAATCAAAAACAATTGGAGTTATCATCCCAACCGTTGATTTTCATTTTTTCTCTAAAGTTTTCAAAGGGGTTTTAGAAGAAGCTGAAAAAAGAGACTATTTGGTAATTGTGTTGCGCTCGAACGAAAAATTAGAACTAGAAAAAAAACAAATTGATTTGTTGCTAAGCAAAAGAGTCGATGGAATTATCATCTCATTATCAAATGAAACTGGTGATTTCGACCACATCAAAAAGGTATTGGCACACAATACTTCATTGGTACTGTTCGATAAAATTGCCAAACTAGTCAATTGCTCCAAAGTGAGCATTAATGATCGCAAAGCGGCTTATGAGGCGGTAGATTATTTAATCAAAAAAGGGCGAAAAAAAATTGCCCATTTTCGAGGATCGTATATGCCTCAAAACGCAATTGATCGTTTTTTGGGATACAAAAAAGCGCTTGAAGACAACGGAATTCCTTACGACTCCTCATTGGTGTATGTTTGTGATAATTTTTCAGATTTTGAAGACGGTTATGCAGCAGCTAAAATAGCTTGTGCTGAGCACCCCGATTTAGATGCCATTTTCACCGTAACCGATTTGGTTGCTGTAGGTGCGCTAAAAGCCTTGCAAGATTTAGCCATCTCGGTTCCTGAACAAATTGCGGTATTTGGATTTTGCAATTCGTTTGTTAGCGAAATCACCACACCAAAACTCTCTACCGTAGATCAGCCGGGTTTTGAAATTGGCAGAAAAGCAGCTGAAATTTTATTTGAAGAAATTCAATTAAAAAAAGAAAGACAGCCAATAACTTTTCAAACTATCGAATTGCAGACTTCACTTTTGGAAAGAGGTTCTGCATAA
- a CDS encoding glycoside hydrolase family 32 protein, with translation MKVLPKTYLIPIFLCLLNMGCEKVKDNEFSIPTTVPLTSNPDQLFKEPYRPQFHFTPQKKWMNDPNGMVFYKGVYHLFYQYYPEDIVWGPMHWGHATSTDLIHWQHKKIALFPDELGLIFSGSAVIDYNNTSGLGTKEHPPMVAIFTYHNMAFEKAGKINTQSQGIAYSLDEGETWKKYERNPIISNTNKKDFRDPKVFWNPETNIWNMVLVAGDHAEFYTSKNLIDWTKESEFGKQYGAHGGVWECPDIFKLKVNGNEEEKWVLIISINPGAPNGGSGTQYFVGNFDGKTFTSTQKEPKWIDFGTDNYAGVTYNDAPNNQRIFIGWMSNWLYARNTPTKNWRSAMTLPRTLELTKINGEFILKNKPIAAFKKLQKPAFTSNKIPLKANQKTIFKYDAFNQSEIRFNAANKDLQLVFSNDLKDSLVLHYNSQSKTFSIDRRKSGKVAFEKNFGKDIHKSNVLALIANQIDFQIILDWSSIELFLNDGLYSFTEQIFPQKPYTQLSILSTEDQELNDFTISSISSIWPKKIANNE, from the coding sequence ATGAAAGTACTCCCAAAGACTTATTTAATACCTATTTTCCTTTGCCTATTGAATATGGGGTGTGAGAAAGTAAAAGACAATGAATTTTCGATACCTACTACTGTTCCCCTCACTTCAAATCCTGACCAACTTTTTAAAGAACCATATCGACCACAATTTCATTTTACACCCCAAAAAAAATGGATGAATGACCCAAATGGAATGGTATTTTATAAAGGAGTCTATCATTTGTTTTACCAGTACTATCCAGAAGATATTGTTTGGGGACCAATGCATTGGGGACACGCAACAAGTACTGATTTGATACATTGGCAACACAAGAAAATAGCCTTATTTCCTGATGAGCTGGGATTAATTTTCTCAGGAAGTGCCGTAATTGATTACAACAATACTTCAGGATTGGGAACCAAAGAACATCCGCCAATGGTTGCCATCTTCACTTATCATAATATGGCTTTTGAAAAAGCAGGCAAAATAAACACACAATCACAGGGTATCGCTTACAGCCTTGATGAAGGAGAAACTTGGAAAAAATACGAGCGAAATCCCATCATTAGTAACACCAATAAAAAAGATTTTAGAGACCCGAAAGTATTTTGGAATCCAGAAACCAACATCTGGAATATGGTACTTGTTGCTGGAGACCACGCAGAATTTTACACATCAAAAAACCTTATAGATTGGACTAAAGAAAGTGAATTTGGAAAACAGTATGGCGCCCACGGTGGTGTTTGGGAATGCCCTGACATCTTTAAATTAAAAGTAAATGGTAACGAAGAAGAAAAATGGGTTTTAATTATAAGTATCAATCCTGGTGCTCCAAATGGAGGTTCGGGAACTCAATATTTTGTGGGGAATTTTGATGGAAAAACATTTACTAGCACTCAAAAAGAACCTAAGTGGATTGACTTTGGCACTGATAATTATGCTGGAGTTACCTATAATGATGCTCCCAATAACCAAAGAATATTCATAGGATGGATGAGTAATTGGTTATATGCCAGAAATACTCCTACCAAAAATTGGAGAAGCGCTATGACACTGCCAAGAACACTAGAATTAACAAAAATAAACGGAGAGTTTATCCTGAAAAACAAACCTATTGCAGCTTTTAAAAAGCTACAAAAACCAGCCTTTACCTCTAATAAAATCCCCTTAAAAGCCAATCAAAAAACTATTTTCAAGTATGATGCTTTTAACCAATCCGAAATCCGATTCAATGCAGCTAACAAAGACTTACAATTGGTTTTTTCCAATGACTTAAAAGATTCTTTAGTGCTCCATTATAATTCCCAATCGAAAACGTTTAGCATTGACCGCCGAAAATCTGGAAAAGTTGCCTTTGAAAAAAACTTTGGGAAAGACATCCATAAATCTAACGTTTTGGCACTTATTGCTAATCAAATCGACTTTCAAATCATTCTAGATTGGTCCTCTATAGAGCTTTTCTTGAACGATGGATTATATAGTTTCACTGAGCAAATTTTCCCTCAAAAACCCTACACCCAATTAAGTATTTTATCAACCGAAGACCAAGAACTGAATGATTTTACCATTAGTAGCATTAGCAGTATTTGGCCTAAAAAAATAGCAAATAATGAATAA
- a CDS encoding carbohydrate kinase family protein: MINQPNTKSIVSFGEILFDIFPTHKKIGGAPLNVALRLASLGINTQIISCIGADSNGQEVIDYLMPTGISTKTIQINGAHPTGEVLVHLNEKGSATYTINYPAAWDKIKYTQEGETAVIGADVLVFGSLACRDAIAHQSLLNYIALSKFKVFDVNLRAPFYNKELLLELMLEADCIKFNDDELYEIANFLNSPYHSLEQNIHFIAEKTNTNNICVTKGSHGAVLFTNNQLYYNSGYQVTVADTVGAGDSFLAGLLSVLITENNPQTALNFACALGALVASQEGANPKITRKEIDDFMHPTTS; encoded by the coding sequence ATGATTAATCAACCCAACACCAAATCCATAGTTAGCTTTGGAGAAATCTTATTCGATATCTTTCCAACGCACAAAAAAATTGGAGGAGCGCCCTTAAATGTTGCTCTTAGATTAGCGTCATTAGGCATCAATACGCAAATCATTAGTTGCATAGGAGCCGATTCAAATGGACAAGAAGTAATTGACTACCTTATGCCAACAGGCATTTCAACCAAAACCATCCAAATCAACGGCGCACACCCAACAGGCGAAGTTTTAGTTCACCTAAACGAAAAAGGTTCTGCCACCTACACCATCAATTATCCCGCAGCTTGGGACAAAATCAAGTATACGCAAGAAGGAGAAACCGCAGTAATTGGAGCTGATGTGCTTGTTTTTGGCAGTTTGGCCTGTCGTGACGCCATTGCTCATCAAAGCCTTCTTAATTATATCGCTTTATCAAAATTCAAAGTGTTTGACGTCAATCTCCGAGCTCCTTTCTACAACAAAGAGTTACTTCTAGAATTAATGCTCGAAGCCGATTGCATCAAATTCAATGATGACGAACTATACGAAATAGCCAATTTCTTGAACTCTCCCTATCATTCGTTAGAACAAAACATTCACTTCATTGCCGAAAAAACCAACACCAACAATATTTGTGTGACCAAAGGCAGCCACGGAGCCGTTCTATTTACCAATAATCAACTGTATTACAACAGCGGATACCAAGTCACAGTAGCCGATACAGTAGGAGCTGGAGACTCCTTTTTGGCTGGCTTGCTTAGCGTTTTAATCACCGAAAACAATCCTCAAACAGCACTAAATTTTGCCTGTGCTTTAGGAGCCCTTGTCGCTTCACAAGAAGGAGCCAACCCCAAAATAACCCGAAAAGAAATCGATGATTTTATGCATCCCACAACAAGTTAA
- a CDS encoding glycoside hydrolase family 65 protein: MKSTIIKIAAIFLFSPFSQAQTQSDEWNLVANSRDNYYGVAMANGQIGIVTDATPLKTKEIILNGVYDGSPENGISRIVRGIEFLNLRLVINGEEVTASNIDKWQQVVAMKEGTSTTSFRFKDVAAIEYAILANRALPFSAMAIVKITPLKDIEVTAANYMTVPEELKQAKRQFRVLKDNQYLMPVFGTTAQTLTGKYKVAASTTFLFDGTSETLEPKGDEVGFTKKLNKGIAYRFAIAGGICTSKDVTDPLNESERQPIYALQEGIDKLLFKHKKAWADLWKSGDIQIEGDLDAQQRVRFALYNLYSFIRPDSRQSIAPMGLSSQGYNGHIFWDTELWMFPTLLVLQPELAKSCLDYRSDRLAKAKQKASIYGYQGAMFPWESDDTGEEATPTWALTGIFEQHITADVSIAFWNYFAMTQNQSWLRNEWEVLKQTANFWVSRAVENADGSYSIHNVVGADEYAQHVDDNAFTNASAIESLKNTIKAAKILNEKVNEEWIKVSEKLVINKENGITQNYKGYKGQMIKQADVNLLAYPLHIITDKNQIKKDLEYYADKIDKKDGPAMASGVLSVLYARLGDRDKAYEYFVKSYLPNSRPPFGVFSESANSNNPYFATGAGAMLQAVIYGFGGVEQTDKGLQFNKGILPKKWKSLKIIGIGTDERTITVN, encoded by the coding sequence ATGAAATCAACAATCATTAAGATTGCCGCTATTTTTCTTTTTAGTCCATTTTCTCAGGCTCAGACCCAATCCGACGAATGGAATTTGGTAGCGAATTCTCGAGACAATTATTATGGTGTGGCTATGGCCAATGGACAGATTGGGATTGTTACGGATGCGACTCCACTCAAAACCAAAGAAATCATTCTCAATGGGGTTTATGATGGTAGTCCAGAAAACGGTATCAGTAGAATTGTGCGTGGGATAGAGTTTTTGAACCTGAGATTAGTAATCAATGGGGAAGAAGTGACGGCTTCGAATATAGATAAATGGCAACAAGTAGTTGCTATGAAAGAAGGAACAAGCACGACTTCGTTCCGATTTAAAGATGTAGCTGCTATTGAGTATGCTATTTTGGCGAATAGAGCCTTGCCTTTTTCTGCGATGGCTATTGTGAAAATCACACCTTTGAAAGATATTGAAGTGACTGCGGCCAATTATATGACAGTTCCCGAAGAATTAAAACAAGCCAAAAGACAATTTAGGGTGTTGAAAGACAATCAATATCTAATGCCTGTTTTTGGAACTACTGCACAAACTTTGACGGGTAAATATAAAGTGGCGGCATCAACCACTTTTCTGTTTGATGGGACAAGTGAAACATTAGAACCAAAAGGCGATGAAGTAGGTTTTACAAAAAAACTGAACAAGGGAATAGCCTATCGGTTTGCAATAGCTGGAGGGATTTGTACTTCAAAAGATGTTACGGACCCTTTAAATGAATCCGAAAGACAACCTATTTATGCTTTGCAAGAAGGGATTGATAAATTGTTGTTCAAACACAAAAAAGCTTGGGCCGATTTATGGAAGTCGGGAGATATTCAAATAGAAGGAGATTTAGATGCACAACAACGAGTACGTTTTGCATTGTATAATTTGTATTCCTTTATTCGTCCAGATTCAAGACAAAGCATAGCGCCAATGGGCTTGTCTTCTCAGGGGTACAATGGTCATATATTTTGGGATACGGAGCTTTGGATGTTTCCAACTTTGTTAGTCTTACAACCAGAATTAGCAAAATCGTGTTTGGATTATCGTTCTGACCGTTTGGCAAAAGCAAAGCAAAAAGCAAGTATTTATGGTTATCAAGGAGCGATGTTTCCTTGGGAATCTGATGATACAGGAGAAGAAGCTACGCCGACTTGGGCATTAACTGGAATTTTTGAACAACACATTACGGCAGATGTGTCTATTGCTTTTTGGAATTATTTTGCAATGACACAAAATCAATCTTGGTTAAGAAATGAATGGGAGGTTTTGAAACAAACGGCCAATTTTTGGGTCAGTAGAGCAGTAGAAAATGCAGATGGAAGCTATTCCATTCATAATGTGGTCGGTGCAGACGAATATGCTCAGCACGTGGATGATAATGCTTTTACGAATGCTTCGGCCATAGAAAGTTTGAAGAATACGATTAAAGCGGCAAAGATTTTAAACGAAAAAGTGAATGAAGAATGGATTAAGGTTTCTGAAAAATTAGTCATTAATAAAGAAAATGGAATCACACAAAACTACAAAGGATACAAAGGGCAAATGATAAAACAAGCGGATGTAAACTTGTTGGCTTATCCTTTGCACATAATTACGGATAAAAATCAAATCAAGAAGGATTTAGAATATTATGCTGATAAAATTGACAAGAAAGATGGTCCTGCAATGGCTTCTGGAGTTTTATCGGTTTTGTATGCTCGATTGGGAGATAGAGATAAGGCGTATGAATATTTTGTAAAATCGTATTTGCCCAATAGTCGCCCACCATTTGGAGTATTTTCTGAATCAGCCAATAGCAATAATCCTTATTTCGCTACAGGAGCTGGGGCAATGCTGCAAGCGGTAATTTATGGTTTTGGCGGGGTTGAGCAAACGGATAAGGGATTGCAATTTAATAAAGGGATTTTACCCAAAAAATGGAAATCTTTGAAAATTATTGGTATTGGAACCGATGAAAGAACAATTACCGTAAATTAA
- a CDS encoding alpha-glucosidase, producing MKTSTSLLLVLLLIGYTNTTNAQKKETPIDKKWWKEAIIYQLYPRSFQDSNGDGVGDLKGITQRLDYLQSLGIDAIWLNPICASPNDDNGYDISDYKAIMKEMGTMADFDEMLAGMKKRNIKLIMDLVVNHSSDEHQWFIEAKKSRDNKYRNYYHWWPAEKGTPPKRFSIFDENSDAWRYEPNTNSYYLHYFSRKQPDLNWENPQLRQEMYDIMKFWLDKGVSGFRLDAFPFIAKDTNWPVMPADFTNEQFVRYYGADAKLHNYLREMNEVILSKYKDVYTVGEGGVIPFQKVMDFVDEDRKEINTLYHDEIANIWGRDAYDVGAYQVGRNNVLGMKEIVNKWDKKMESKGWNTLYFTNHDQSRAVSRYGNDSPEFREKSAKMLYTFLLTQRATPYIYNGDEIGMTNIRFKTAAEYNDLQTRNTYNQLIKISNAKAAEYLLNQQELSRDNSRTPMQWNATKNAGFTTGNPWLTINKNYTTVNVEANSKDKNSILNYAKKLAKIRKENPIFVYGKLEIIDPANPDVFAYTRELNGKKIIVLLNFTSKTTTISAPLLAQKTTQWIGNYPTPFQKELRPYESVILKVN from the coding sequence ATGAAAACCAGTACTTCACTACTCTTAGTGCTTCTTCTAATAGGCTATACAAACACAACCAATGCCCAAAAAAAAGAAACTCCTATCGACAAAAAATGGTGGAAAGAAGCCATTATCTACCAACTCTACCCTCGTAGTTTTCAAGACAGCAACGGCGATGGTGTAGGCGATTTAAAAGGAATCACACAAAGACTAGACTATCTACAAAGCCTTGGAATTGATGCCATTTGGCTCAATCCTATTTGTGCTTCTCCCAACGATGACAACGGCTATGACATTAGCGACTACAAAGCCATTATGAAAGAAATGGGCACTATGGCCGATTTTGACGAAATGCTGGCTGGAATGAAAAAGCGAAATATCAAACTCATTATGGACTTGGTGGTCAATCATAGTAGCGACGAGCATCAATGGTTTATCGAAGCCAAAAAATCAAGAGACAACAAATACCGAAACTATTATCACTGGTGGCCCGCTGAGAAGGGAACACCTCCAAAACGCTTCAGCATTTTTGACGAAAACTCTGATGCTTGGCGCTACGAACCCAACACCAACAGTTATTATTTACATTACTTCAGCCGAAAACAACCCGATTTGAATTGGGAAAACCCACAACTCCGCCAAGAAATGTATGATATTATGAAATTTTGGCTCGACAAAGGCGTGAGTGGCTTTCGCTTAGATGCTTTTCCATTCATCGCCAAAGACACCAATTGGCCAGTTATGCCTGCTGATTTTACCAACGAACAATTTGTGCGATACTACGGCGCCGACGCAAAGCTCCATAACTATTTGCGCGAGATGAACGAAGTGATTTTGAGTAAATACAAAGATGTCTATACTGTTGGAGAAGGTGGCGTTATTCCGTTCCAAAAAGTAATGGATTTTGTAGATGAAGACCGAAAAGAAATCAACACCCTTTATCACGACGAGATAGCCAATATTTGGGGAAGAGATGCCTATGACGTGGGCGCTTACCAAGTAGGACGCAACAATGTTTTAGGTATGAAAGAAATCGTAAACAAATGGGATAAAAAAATGGAATCCAAAGGATGGAATACCTTATATTTTACCAATCACGACCAAAGCCGAGCCGTGAGTCGCTACGGAAATGACAGTCCCGAATTTCGAGAAAAAAGCGCCAAAATGCTCTATACTTTTTTACTAACCCAAAGAGCAACTCCCTATATTTACAACGGAGATGAAATCGGAATGACCAATATCCGATTCAAAACTGCGGCTGAATATAATGACCTACAAACCCGAAACACCTATAATCAATTAATCAAAATTAGCAATGCCAAAGCAGCTGAATATTTACTCAATCAACAAGAGTTAAGTCGCGATAACAGCCGCACTCCTATGCAATGGAATGCAACAAAAAATGCAGGTTTCACCACTGGAAATCCTTGGCTAACTATCAATAAAAATTACACGACAGTCAATGTTGAAGCCAACAGCAAAGACAAAAACTCTATATTGAATTATGCTAAAAAACTAGCCAAAATCAGAAAAGAGAATCCTATTTTTGTGTATGGCAAGTTAGAAATAATTGACCCAGCTAATCCTGATGTTTTTGCTTATACAAGAGAATTAAATGGCAAAAAAATCATTGTTTTGTTGAATTTTACATCAAAAACAACCACGATTAGCGCACCTTTATTAGCCCAAAAAACAACACAATGGATTGGCAATTACCCCACTCCTTTTCAAAAAGAATTACGCCCATATGAATCCGTAATTTTAAAAGTAAATTAA
- a CDS encoding alpha-glucosidase, with protein MSLDNSTIISPTLDTKWWKEAVIYQIYPRSFKDSNGDGIGDLQGIISKLDYLKSLGIDAIWLNPIFESPNDDNGYDVSDYRSILADFGTMEDFDILLKGLKERGIKLILDLVFNHSSDEHLWFQESRKSRDNPYRDYYYWWPAEKGTPPYRWSWFDVESNAWKYDATTDAYYLHYFSVKQPDLNWNNPKVREELYAIMRFWLDKGIDGFRMDAFQFISKDPSFPELPNDILGNIPEIMKYYGRGPHLHDYIQEMHREVLQHYDVMTVSEGAGGSPEEALLFVDPDRKELSMAYHLEGVEIGSHVMNYGIVNYKKLYTRWDDAFKTKGWLSIFLANHDQPRMVSKFGNDSSEFRTICSKMLTTFVLTMRGTAYYFQGDELGMVNIRFDSISDYNDIDTINKYEFIKSQNGDLEGFLEEQKQASRENSRTPFQWNASPNAGFTEGKPWLKVHPNHTTINAESQENDVDSTLNYFRTLVQLRKKEPTLIYGSYTLLDEENENVYAYLRELNGRKIVVLLNFTSQEALFSIPIAVVGAKILLSNYNQKSIESNKLLPYEAAIIAIK; from the coding sequence ATGAGTCTCGATAACAGCACAATAATTTCGCCAACATTAGACACAAAATGGTGGAAAGAAGCCGTGATTTATCAAATTTATCCCAGAAGTTTTAAGGACAGTAATGGGGATGGTATTGGAGATTTACAAGGTATAATTTCAAAATTAGATTATCTTAAAAGTCTTGGAATTGATGCCATTTGGCTCAACCCAATTTTCGAATCGCCAAATGACGACAATGGCTATGATGTGAGTGACTATCGCTCAATTCTAGCCGATTTCGGAACTATGGAAGATTTTGACATCCTCCTAAAAGGACTAAAAGAAAGAGGAATCAAACTGATTTTGGACTTGGTCTTCAATCATAGTAGCGATGAACACCTTTGGTTTCAAGAGAGTAGAAAATCAAGAGACAATCCGTATCGCGATTATTATTACTGGTGGCCCGCCGAAAAAGGAACACCGCCATACCGTTGGAGTTGGTTTGACGTTGAAAGCAATGCTTGGAAATATGACGCAACAACCGACGCGTATTATCTTCACTATTTCTCTGTAAAACAACCCGATTTAAATTGGAACAATCCAAAAGTACGAGAGGAATTGTATGCTATTATGCGTTTTTGGCTCGATAAAGGCATCGATGGGTTTAGGATGGATGCCTTTCAATTCATTTCAAAAGACCCTTCATTTCCCGAACTTCCAAATGATATTTTAGGCAACATTCCCGAAATTATGAAATATTACGGGAGAGGACCACATTTGCACGATTACATTCAAGAAATGCATCGAGAAGTATTGCAACACTATGATGTAATGACCGTATCTGAAGGAGCTGGTGGCTCTCCAGAAGAAGCCCTACTTTTTGTAGACCCTGACCGAAAAGAGCTAAGTATGGCCTATCATTTGGAAGGAGTAGAAATTGGCAGTCACGTTATGAACTACGGCATAGTAAATTACAAAAAACTCTACACACGCTGGGATGATGCCTTCAAAACCAAAGGCTGGCTCTCCATATTTTTGGCGAATCACGACCAACCCAGAATGGTGAGTAAATTTGGCAATGACAGTAGTGAATTCAGAACGATTTGTTCCAAAATGCTAACTACATTTGTGTTGACTATGCGAGGTACTGCCTATTATTTTCAAGGCGATGAACTTGGAATGGTCAATATACGATTCGATTCCATATCTGATTATAATGATATTGATACCATCAACAAATATGAGTTTATCAAAAGTCAGAATGGCGATTTAGAAGGCTTTTTAGAAGAACAAAAACAAGCCTCTAGAGAAAATTCAAGAACGCCATTTCAGTGGAATGCATCACCCAATGCTGGTTTTACCGAAGGCAAGCCTTGGCTAAAAGTGCATCCCAACCATACAACAATCAATGCTGAGAGTCAAGAAAATGATGTAGACTCTACGCTAAATTATTTTAGAACATTGGTACAATTACGAAAAAAAGAGCCCACACTCATTTATGGTAGCTATACTTTATTAGACGAAGAAAATGAAAATGTTTATGCCTATTTAAGAGAATTAAATGGTCGAAAAATAGTGGTCTTGTTGAACTTTACATCACAAGAAGCCCTTTTTTCAATCCCGATTGCTGTTGTAGGAGCAAAAATATTGCTTTCAAATTACAATCAAAAAAGCATTGAAAGCAACAAACTATTGCCCTATGAAGCAGCAATCATAGCAATTAAATAA